In Cicer arietinum cultivar CDC Frontier isolate Library 1 chromosome 1, Cicar.CDCFrontier_v2.0, whole genome shotgun sequence, one DNA window encodes the following:
- the LOC101501939 gene encoding uncharacterized protein produces MTFERNSPAVRYVTPPPSSWKSRPLRSPTMPFSERKKSPASVHKDDLFHVIHKVPAGDSPYVKAKQVQLVDKDPGRAISLFWAAINAGDRVESALKDMALVMKQLNRSDEAIEAIKSFRHLCPSDSQESLDNILVELYKRSGRVDEEIDMLHHKLKQIEDGMTFVGRTTKQARSQGKKIQITAEQEISRILGNLAWAYLQKGDYKVAEEHYRKALSFEVDRNKQCNLAICLMQMNKITEARFLLQAVTTATKNRKMDDSFVKSYERATQMLQEMESTTSSVDSLKEKGDKFKETQRFSSGKSMSQYSTPNSENLNGKNSDTVKSRTENWSLTSDADESRHSHARRRLYESPDPSKVPFAKPKRPSWGFNNGYQRESWRDNNNSDPIHSFGSSPNEIIKPNSTQNDFLPNVNSTWRTTRTVEDTAIVKYGPTIKVNQGDKTIVFGSGSIIHTSNTEAAMKFTNNDNKSATNLHDMVVNGANEFAASVNTDQNQGNEKPIQKKSWADMVEEEQTDEYEFFNFDGLNHGAHVFGDENSNSNIVYQPPLWSHSHQTEGLNQKLELLNLRDGYNASVNPTVRRSLFNDSELTKERDSFFGEEKLTRRTRLQVFQDITPS; encoded by the exons ATGACATTCGAAAGAAACTCTCCGGCGGTGAGGTACGTGACGCCGCCACCGTCGTCGTGGAAGTCGAGACCTTTGCGTTCTCCCACTATGCCTTTTTCAGAGAGAAAGAAATCACCAGCATCTGTGCATAAAGATGATCTTTTTCATGTAATTCATAAGGTTCCTGCAGGGGATTCTCCTTATGTAAAAGCCAAACAGGTTCAG TTGGTGGATAAAGATCCAGGTAGAGCAATTTCCCTTTTCTGGGCTGCAATTAATGCCGGGGATCGCGTCGAGAGTGCCTTGAAAGACATGGCCTTAGTTATGAAGCAATTGAACCGGTCTGACGAGGCAATCGAAGCTATCAAGTCTTTCCGCCATCTCTGCCCTTCTGATTCTCAGGAATCTCTTGACAACATCTTGGTTGAACTTTATAAG AGGTCAGGAAGGGTTGATGAAGAGATTGACATGCTCCATCACAAGTTGAAGCAAATTGAAGATGGTATGACTTTTGTTGGAAGGACAACAAAACAAGCAAGATCTCAAGGGAAGAAGATTCAAATAACTGCTGAACAAGAAATATCAAG GATATTGGGGAACTTGGCTTGGGCTTATTTGCAAAAAGGTGATTATAAAGTTGCTGAAGAACATTATAG AAAAGCACTGTCCTTTGAGGTTGACAGGAACAAGCAATGCAATTTGGCAATATGTTTGATGCAGATGAACAAGATTACAGAAGCAAGATTTCTACTTCAGGCAGTAACCACGGCGACAAAAAACAGAAAGATGGACGATTCTTTCGTCAAATCTTACGAACGCGCTACACAAATGCTGCAAGAGATGGAGTCAACAACATCATCAGTAGATTCACTTAAAGAGAAAGGCGATAAATTTAAGGAAACTCAGAGATTTTCATCAGGGAAGAGCATGTCACAGTACTCGACACCAAATTCGGAGAACTTGAATGGAAAGAACTCTGATACGGTTAAAAGTAGGACAGAGAATTGGTCTTTGACATCTGATGCGGACGAATCTCGTCATTCTCATGCGAGGAGGAGATTGTATGAATCTCCTGATCCTTCAAAGGTTCCTTTCGCAAAACCGAAAAGACCTTCATGGGGCTTCAACAATGGATATCAAAGGGAATCATGGAGAGATAACAACAATTCAGATCCTATACATTCATTTGGAAGTTCTCCTAATGAGATAATTAAACCAAACTCAACACAGAATGATTTTCTTCCAAATGTCAATTCAACGTGGAGGACAACAAGGACAGTAGAAGACACTGCAATAGTAAAATATGGACCTACAATAAAAGTAAACCAAGGGGATAAAACAATAGTATTCGGTTCTGGTTCGATAATACACACTTCAAATACAGAAGCAGCTATGAAATTCACAAACAATGATAACAAATCTGCTACAAATTTGCATGACATGGTTGTGAATGGAGCTAATGAATTTGCAGCTTCTGTTAACACAGACCAAAATCAAG GAAACGAAAAACCAATCCAGAAGAAGAGTTGGGCTGACATGGTAGAAGAAGAACAAACTGATGAATATGAATTCTTCAATTTTGATGGTCTGAATCACGGTGCTCATGTATTTGGCGATGAAaactcaaactcaaacataGTCTATCAACCTCCTCTTTGGTCACATAGCCACCAAACTGAAGGTTTGAACCAAAAGCTTGAATTATTGAACTTGAGAGATGGATATAATGCATCTGTGAATCCAACGGTAAGGCGTTCTTTGTTTAATGATTCGGAATTGACGAAGGAAAGGGATTCATTCTTTGGAGAGGAGAAGTTAACAAGGAGAACCAGGCTGCAAGTTTTTCAGGATATTACTCCCTCATGA